Proteins from a genomic interval of Paenibacillus sp. FSL R5-0623:
- the floA gene encoding flotillin-like protein FloA (flotillin-like protein involved in membrane lipid rafts), with product MEPTMITVLLIAVVAIIVLSVFFSFFPVMLWISAIASGVRVSIITLVAMRLRRVTPSRIVNPMIKATKAGIQLSMNQLESHFLAGGNVDRVVNALIAAQRANIPLEFERAAAIDLAGRDVLQAVQMSVNPRVIETPVVSAVAKDGIEVNVRARITVRANIDRLVGGAGEETIIARVGEGIVSTNGSAETHKVVLENPDLISRTVLSKGLDSGTAFEILSIDIADVDIGKNIGAFLQTEQAEADKRIAQAKAEERRAMAVAQEQEMKARVVEMRARVVESESAVPLAMAEALRSGKIGVMDYMNLKNIEADTQMRNTLGKPGEGSNSNDQGDSKNGR from the coding sequence ATGGAACCAACTATGATTACGGTTTTGCTCATTGCGGTAGTTGCCATCATCGTATTGAGCGTATTCTTCAGCTTTTTCCCGGTCATGCTCTGGATCTCGGCAATTGCATCCGGTGTGCGTGTTAGTATTATTACACTGGTTGCGATGAGACTCAGACGTGTAACACCTAGCCGAATCGTAAATCCGATGATCAAAGCCACTAAAGCAGGTATTCAATTGTCGATGAATCAACTGGAAAGTCACTTCCTGGCTGGTGGTAACGTTGACCGTGTGGTTAACGCTCTGATCGCTGCCCAGCGTGCAAACATTCCACTCGAATTTGAACGTGCTGCTGCGATTGACCTTGCTGGTCGTGACGTATTGCAGGCGGTTCAAATGAGTGTTAACCCGCGTGTTATCGAAACGCCTGTTGTATCTGCGGTGGCAAAAGATGGTATCGAAGTCAATGTTCGAGCAAGAATTACAGTTCGTGCAAATATCGATCGACTCGTCGGTGGTGCTGGTGAAGAAACAATCATTGCCCGTGTCGGTGAAGGGATCGTAAGTACCAACGGTTCAGCAGAAACGCATAAAGTGGTTTTGGAAAATCCGGATCTGATCTCTCGTACAGTCTTGTCCAAAGGGTTGGATTCTGGAACTGCCTTTGAGATCCTGTCCATTGATATTGCGGACGTGGATATCGGTAAAAATATTGGTGCTTTCTTGCAAACTGAGCAGGCGGAAGCTGACAAGCGGATTGCTCAAGCCAAAGCGGAAGAACGTCGTGCGATGGCTGTAGCACAAGAGCAAGAGATGAAAGCACGCGTTGTAGAGATGAGAGCGCGCGTTGTTGAGTCTGAATCCGCAGTACCACTTGCAATGGCAGAGGCTTTGCGTAGTGGGAAAATTGGTGTGATGGACTACATGAATCTCAAAAATATTGAAGCAGATACTCAAATGCGCAATACATTGGGAAAACCTGGTGAAGGTTCGAATTCCAACGATCAGGGTGATTCCAAAAACGGAAGATAG
- a CDS encoding NfeD family protein — protein MLLMLLTLLLPVWIGSPSAHAAEKSGAVYIIPVDKPIEQGLGKFMERGFKQAEEMNAGLIVLDINTPGGRVDTAEALGTLIKDSPIETVAFVRGDAASAGSFLALNADKIVMSPGSMIGAAAMVDSTGKHVDDPKLVAFWKSKMQGAAEISGRDGKIAAGMTDVNMVVEMPEINKTKQKGEIIALSAEEALKVGYADHISNTPEEAATWLGYSQDDVFKVERTTAENISSFLTNPVVMTILLFLGIAGVAIELIVPGFGVPGIVGIVCFVLYFSGNYVAGFAGAETWVLFTVGLILMILEMFIPSMGILGILGSIALVAGVVRAAYDTSDAFVSLGIAFGAALVVIAIIAVLFKDRGIWNRFILSDSLSAERGYSSATERKELIGLQGISLTPLRPSGTAMFEGERIDVVTDGDFIPVDTPIIVIKAEGTRIVVQQALPV, from the coding sequence ATGCTCTTAATGCTACTGACGCTGTTGCTTCCTGTCTGGATTGGATCACCGTCAGCGCATGCAGCTGAGAAGAGTGGCGCCGTATATATTATTCCGGTTGATAAACCAATCGAGCAGGGACTTGGCAAGTTCATGGAACGCGGGTTCAAGCAAGCGGAAGAGATGAATGCTGGCCTGATCGTTCTTGATATCAATACGCCGGGAGGCCGTGTCGACACTGCAGAAGCATTGGGTACCCTGATCAAGGACAGTCCGATTGAGACTGTTGCATTTGTTCGTGGAGATGCTGCTTCAGCCGGGAGTTTTCTGGCTCTGAATGCAGATAAGATCGTAATGTCACCAGGCAGTATGATTGGTGCGGCAGCAATGGTGGACAGTACGGGTAAACATGTTGATGATCCAAAGCTTGTTGCATTCTGGAAAAGCAAAATGCAGGGAGCAGCTGAGATCAGTGGTCGTGATGGCAAGATTGCAGCTGGAATGACGGATGTTAACATGGTTGTGGAAATGCCAGAGATTAATAAAACCAAGCAAAAAGGTGAAATTATTGCTCTCTCTGCTGAAGAAGCGCTGAAAGTTGGTTATGCTGACCACATCAGCAACACACCGGAAGAAGCGGCAACGTGGCTCGGTTACAGCCAGGATGATGTATTTAAGGTAGAACGGACGACAGCAGAGAACATCTCATCCTTTCTTACCAATCCAGTTGTCATGACCATATTGTTGTTCCTCGGAATCGCAGGTGTAGCCATTGAATTGATCGTTCCTGGGTTCGGAGTACCTGGTATTGTCGGTATCGTATGTTTTGTCCTGTATTTCTCAGGAAATTACGTTGCCGGTTTTGCAGGAGCAGAGACGTGGGTATTGTTCACTGTTGGACTCATCTTGATGATTCTGGAGATGTTCATACCAAGCATGGGTATTCTGGGTATTCTGGGATCAATTGCGCTTGTTGCAGGTGTTGTGAGGGCTGCTTATGATACGAGTGATGCATTCGTATCCTTGGGAATCGCTTTCGGAGCAGCATTGGTAGTGATTGCGATTATCGCAGTACTGTTTAAAGATCGAGGGATATGGAATCGATTCATACTGAGTGACAGTCTGTCAGCTGAGCGTGGATACTCATCCGCTACCGAGCGTAAAGAGTTGATTGGACTGCAAGGCATTAGTCTTACACCGCTTCGACCTTCTGGAACAGCGATGTTTGAAGGAGAACGAATTGATGTTGTGACAGATGGTGATTTCATTCCGGTTGACACCCCGATTATTGTGATTAAAGCGGAAGGTACCCGGATTGTGGTTCAGCAAGCATTACCGGTGTAA
- a CDS encoding GatB/YqeY domain-containing protein codes for MNLSERLNEDMKQAMKSKDKFRLSNIRLIRSTIKNLEIDLKRDLDDNEVLDILSREIKQRKDALQEFDKAGREDLAANAKAEIEVLIQYLPTQLTEEEIKVIVQQTIQETGASSKAEMGKVMAALMPKVKGKADGKLVNQAVQQFLQ; via the coding sequence ATGAATCTTAGCGAACGATTGAACGAAGATATGAAGCAAGCGATGAAGAGTAAGGACAAGTTCAGACTCTCCAACATTCGGTTGATTCGTTCGACGATCAAGAATCTTGAAATAGATTTGAAAAGAGATTTGGATGACAACGAAGTGCTTGATATCCTGAGTCGTGAAATCAAACAGCGCAAAGATGCCCTCCAAGAATTTGACAAAGCGGGCCGTGAAGATCTCGCGGCAAATGCAAAAGCGGAAATTGAAGTACTCATCCAGTACCTTCCCACACAGCTTACCGAAGAAGAAATTAAAGTTATTGTACAGCAGACCATCCAGGAAACCGGTGCTTCTTCGAAAGCCGAGATGGGGAAAGTCATGGCGGCCCTTATGCCGAAAGTTAAAGGCAAAGCGGACGGCAAACTGGTAAATCAAGCAGTTCAACAATTTCTGCAATAA
- the rpsU gene encoding 30S ribosomal protein S21: MSETKVRKNETIDAALRRFKRSIAKDGVLAEVKKRKHYEKPSVKRKKKSEAARKRKF; encoded by the coding sequence GTGTCTGAAACTAAAGTTCGCAAAAACGAGACTATTGATGCTGCACTTCGTCGTTTTAAACGCTCCATCGCTAAAGATGGCGTATTGGCTGAGGTGAAGAAACGTAAGCATTATGAGAAGCCAAGCGTAAAGCGCAAGAAAAAGTCCGAGGCTGCTCGTAAGAGAAAGTTTTAG
- a CDS encoding histidine triad nucleotide-binding protein: MDCLFCKIVEGSIPSNKVLENDHVIVFHDIQPAAPTHVLVIPKKHIASMNEVTAEDLPLIGEIHLAAQEAAKRLGVEETGYRLINNCGKDGEQTVHHLHYHLLGGTRLGVLTSLSDSHK, encoded by the coding sequence ATGGATTGCTTATTTTGCAAAATTGTAGAGGGCAGCATTCCCTCCAATAAAGTACTGGAGAATGACCATGTTATCGTTTTTCATGACATCCAGCCCGCTGCACCGACACATGTTCTTGTCATTCCGAAGAAACATATTGCTTCCATGAATGAAGTTACTGCAGAAGATCTGCCATTGATCGGCGAGATTCATCTGGCTGCTCAAGAAGCGGCGAAGCGTCTTGGCGTGGAAGAAACGGGATATCGCTTAATCAATAATTGTGGTAAGGATGGAGAACAAACCGTTCATCATCTGCATTACCATTTGTTGGGTGGTACCAGACTTGGCGTGCTGACAAGTCTGTCCGATTCTCACAAATAA
- a CDS encoding cysteine synthase family protein: MTVYQHVQELIGNTPLLELTRYPLPEGIRLFAKLEFMNPGGSVKDRIGKFLLEKALTRGDVKPGGTVIEATAGNTGIGLAMAAVGLNLKVIFTVPQKFSAEKQLLMKALGATVVNTPTSEGITGAIRKAESLAKEIPGSYIPGQFSNADNPLAHYEHLGPEIWRDLNGQVDVYVAGAGSGGTFMGVSRYLKEQNPLIKTCIVEPEGSILAGGPSGPHRTEGIGVETLSSFMDVSYFDAIHTISDEDAFERVKDLALLEGLLVGSSSGAAMQAALNEAVHAAPGSNIVVIFPDSSERYLSQNIYNGGQ; the protein is encoded by the coding sequence TTGACCGTTTATCAACATGTACAGGAACTTATCGGTAATACGCCACTGCTTGAATTAACTCGATATCCACTACCGGAAGGAATCCGCCTGTTCGCTAAATTAGAATTCATGAATCCTGGGGGAAGTGTGAAAGACAGGATTGGTAAGTTTTTATTGGAGAAGGCCTTGACACGAGGAGATGTTAAGCCAGGTGGAACGGTGATCGAAGCTACCGCAGGCAACACAGGCATTGGTCTTGCAATGGCGGCTGTAGGCCTTAATTTAAAGGTCATTTTCACGGTACCTCAGAAGTTCAGCGCTGAGAAGCAACTGTTGATGAAAGCCCTTGGTGCTACGGTCGTCAACACACCCACATCCGAAGGAATCACTGGTGCCATACGCAAGGCGGAATCACTGGCGAAAGAAATACCGGGTTCCTATATTCCAGGTCAGTTCTCCAATGCGGATAACCCACTCGCACATTATGAACATCTGGGCCCTGAGATTTGGCGTGATCTGAACGGGCAGGTGGATGTATATGTAGCCGGAGCCGGGTCTGGCGGAACTTTCATGGGGGTATCTCGCTATTTGAAGGAGCAAAACCCGTTAATTAAAACATGTATCGTAGAACCCGAAGGTTCGATTCTGGCAGGAGGTCCATCGGGACCACATCGTACAGAAGGAATAGGGGTCGAAACGTTATCTTCTTTTATGGATGTGAGTTACTTTGATGCCATTCATACGATCTCAGATGAAGATGCCTTTGAGCGGGTCAAGGATCTGGCCTTGTTGGAAGGCTTACTGGTAGGAAGTTCCTCAGGTGCAGCTATGCAAGCCGCATTAAACGAAGCCGTTCACGCAGCTCCCGGAAGTAACATCGTTGTTATTTTCCCGGATAGCAGCGAACGGTATTTAAGCCAAAATATCTATAATGGAGGACAATGA
- a CDS encoding bifunctional cystathionine gamma-lyase/homocysteine desulfhydrase produces the protein MRPKTKLIHAGIVGDPHTGAVSVPIYQVSTYKQESVGVHKGYEYSRTGNPTRHALEEVIKELEDGVRGFAFSSGMAAIHAVLSLLKTGDHVILTDDVYGGTYRIFTKVLNRLGIESTFVDTTSLQTLEQALQSNTKAIYVETPTNPLLKVTDIAAVAQWSKQHELLFIVDNTFSTPYWQTPLALGADIVLHSATKYIGGHSDVVAGLAVVNSEQLGEDLHFIQNAIGAVLGPMDSWLLMRGLKTLGLRMEAQERNTEQIVAFLNQHPTVSKVYYPGLPEHPQHKLASTQARGYGGMVSFDVGSAEKVDEVLSKVRYFTLAESLGAVESLISVPARMTHASIPYERRQELGITDGLIRISVGIEDVEDLLEDLKFALS, from the coding sequence ATGAGACCAAAAACTAAGCTGATTCATGCAGGTATTGTTGGTGATCCACACACTGGAGCAGTGAGTGTACCGATCTATCAAGTGAGCACGTATAAGCAAGAATCGGTTGGCGTACACAAAGGATACGAGTATTCACGTACGGGCAACCCTACCCGTCATGCGTTGGAAGAAGTCATTAAAGAGCTGGAGGATGGCGTTCGAGGGTTTGCTTTTAGTTCGGGCATGGCTGCAATTCACGCTGTACTGTCTCTGTTGAAAACAGGAGATCACGTCATTCTGACGGATGACGTATACGGCGGGACCTATCGCATTTTCACCAAGGTGCTGAATCGTCTGGGGATCGAGTCTACCTTTGTGGATACTACCTCACTACAAACACTGGAGCAGGCTTTGCAATCCAATACAAAGGCCATTTATGTAGAAACACCTACTAATCCGTTACTCAAGGTCACCGATATTGCTGCTGTAGCGCAATGGTCGAAACAACATGAATTGTTGTTCATCGTGGATAACACGTTTAGTACGCCTTATTGGCAAACCCCTCTGGCTCTGGGGGCAGATATTGTACTGCATTCTGCAACAAAATATATCGGTGGTCATAGTGATGTCGTGGCAGGACTAGCGGTTGTCAACAGCGAGCAACTTGGTGAAGATCTGCATTTTATCCAAAATGCAATCGGCGCAGTCCTGGGACCTATGGATTCCTGGCTATTAATGCGAGGTCTGAAAACATTGGGATTGCGCATGGAAGCGCAAGAACGCAATACAGAGCAGATTGTGGCATTTTTGAATCAACATCCAACCGTGAGCAAAGTTTATTATCCCGGGTTGCCCGAACATCCCCAGCACAAGCTCGCTTCCACGCAAGCGAGAGGATATGGCGGTATGGTTTCCTTTGATGTAGGCAGTGCTGAAAAAGTAGATGAGGTGTTAAGCAAAGTCCGTTATTTCACATTGGCTGAAAGTCTGGGCGCAGTGGAAAGTTTAATTTCTGTACCTGCCCGAATGACACATGCTTCCATTCCCTATGAACGTCGGCAAGAATTGGGGATCACAGATGGTTTGATTCGTATCTCCGTTGGGATCGAGGATGTTGAGGATTTACTTGAGGATTTGAAATTTGCATTAAGTTGA
- a CDS encoding SMC family ATPase yields MKPILLKVAGLQSYREMQEIDFTVLTETGLFGIFGPTGSGKSSLLDAITLAMYGKVERAVNGTQGIMNHAEDSLSVAFTFELMSAEGTRRFRVERRFKRNNEVSVSNTISKFIETVNGEEQVLADKLADVNRCVEDVIGLKMDDFTRAVVLPQGKFAEFLSLKGSERRQMLQRLFHLEKYGDQLAIKLSRRVKDNDMVHQSLAAEQQGLGNASKETLEETKRLLQTAVQQSELSRKALDVAAKEAEQLGKIRELSNERQARTDEQQKLKALEPQIEAGEQRLKQSVAADVILPALQTVRDATATQKQRQDTAETAHQQALEHERLAVQEAEKAETARKQMTEEEPKLLLRLEQLEQAKELQRERDGLQADCSRLAQLLEQGQSEQTALGQQLEKEKELQQRGRKRREELQESLKPNEVKSEERRQLQAALELKHRVDTAAEQLQQNKADMQAYKQSAEQGADKLKAAAEEEKRLSDQRQHLVEQASEGLEALLACEQDISREHSLLALAEEQLRGTMREQELHRLSSALRAELQDGEPCPVCGSPHHPLPAAPPGEGPHAGDADLELLRSLHAELQELHFGLRQQLHERRSLLTQLGAAAGEAPAAAEAAPAAAEPEPAGSPEHGRSPAGWASRAAALREAAQALAAAAAPLQAEAAALQQAAVGAQQRRMEAAAAQEAGRAGLAQAERKLAESEAAAAALQGRWAMELPGIAQEEAKALYQAMQERDARAEDIKERLNKSVTFLEEKDQIIQSLQQKLVELDKQLIQWQTEWQGNSKQLAEKEERLRQWVGEQRVEDLITAAQARLDGLRNTASDSAQRFKEADTLKQESAKKDVMAQQAAASATEHLQQAQERWKQLLEQSPFDSDDAVVSAAIPSQEAERLAGEIQQHRERERELASQLRELEQKLGGAVVSEEQWLACTERLQQVRIEDEASLRAKARAERDLEDVEQRHVRWTELENKRVEVSRQGELLSKLQSAFRGNAFVEYIAEEQLMQVSHAASQRLRFLTKQRYSLEVDSGGGFVICDDANGGVKRPVSTLSGGETFLTSLSLALALSAQIQLRGQYPLQFFFLDEGFGTLDPELLDTVITSLEKLHDDRLAVGVISHVPELRARLPRKLVVIPAGEAGNGSRVVLETL; encoded by the coding sequence ATGAAGCCAATTCTATTAAAAGTTGCCGGACTGCAAAGTTATCGGGAGATGCAGGAGATTGATTTTACCGTGCTTACAGAGACGGGGCTATTCGGTATTTTCGGTCCAACGGGTAGTGGTAAATCTTCCTTGCTCGATGCCATCACACTCGCCATGTATGGAAAAGTGGAACGTGCGGTGAACGGGACGCAAGGCATTATGAATCATGCAGAGGATTCGTTGTCGGTTGCTTTTACATTCGAACTGATGTCGGCGGAAGGCACTCGGAGGTTCCGGGTAGAGCGACGTTTCAAACGAAATAATGAAGTGTCCGTGAGTAACACGATCAGCAAATTCATAGAGACGGTCAATGGCGAAGAACAGGTACTTGCCGACAAATTGGCAGATGTGAATCGCTGTGTTGAAGATGTGATCGGTTTGAAGATGGATGATTTTACACGGGCAGTGGTGCTTCCGCAAGGAAAGTTTGCCGAGTTTTTGTCACTCAAAGGCAGTGAACGTCGCCAAATGTTGCAACGATTATTCCATCTGGAGAAGTATGGGGATCAGCTGGCCATCAAATTAAGTCGGCGGGTCAAGGATAATGACATGGTTCACCAATCTCTTGCTGCGGAGCAACAGGGACTGGGCAATGCCAGCAAGGAGACGTTGGAAGAAACGAAACGGCTTCTTCAAACCGCTGTTCAGCAGTCTGAATTGTCCCGCAAAGCGCTGGATGTAGCTGCAAAGGAAGCTGAACAACTGGGCAAAATTCGTGAGTTAAGTAACGAACGGCAGGCTCGGACGGATGAACAACAGAAGCTGAAAGCACTGGAACCACAGATAGAGGCAGGCGAACAACGGCTGAAACAATCCGTTGCAGCAGATGTAATACTGCCTGCATTGCAGACGGTTCGAGATGCCACGGCTACACAGAAGCAGCGGCAGGATACTGCCGAGACAGCTCATCAGCAAGCATTGGAACATGAGCGTCTGGCTGTTCAGGAAGCGGAGAAGGCCGAGACGGCACGTAAGCAAATGACTGAGGAAGAACCGAAACTTTTGCTGCGCCTGGAGCAACTCGAACAAGCGAAAGAGCTGCAACGTGAACGGGACGGACTTCAAGCCGATTGCTCGCGCCTCGCACAGTTGCTGGAACAGGGGCAGAGCGAACAGACTGCGCTGGGACAGCAGCTTGAGAAAGAAAAGGAATTGCAACAGCGTGGACGCAAACGGCGTGAGGAACTCCAAGAGAGCCTTAAGCCAAATGAAGTGAAGTCAGAGGAACGCAGGCAACTTCAAGCTGCGCTTGAACTGAAACATCGTGTGGATACTGCCGCGGAGCAGTTGCAGCAAAATAAGGCTGACATGCAAGCCTATAAGCAGTCGGCAGAACAGGGAGCCGACAAGCTGAAGGCGGCGGCTGAGGAAGAAAAACGCCTGAGTGATCAGCGTCAGCATCTGGTAGAACAGGCGTCAGAAGGTCTTGAGGCCTTGCTTGCCTGTGAGCAGGACATCAGTCGCGAACATAGCCTGCTGGCCCTTGCGGAGGAACAGCTGCGTGGCACGATGCGCGAGCAGGAGCTGCACCGGCTGTCCTCCGCTTTGCGCGCCGAGCTGCAAGATGGCGAGCCATGCCCGGTGTGCGGCTCGCCGCATCACCCGCTCCCGGCTGCGCCGCCGGGAGAAGGTCCGCACGCAGGCGATGCGGACCTGGAACTGCTGCGCAGCCTGCACGCGGAGCTGCAGGAGCTGCACTTTGGGCTGCGCCAGCAGCTGCACGAACGTCGCAGCCTGCTGACGCAGCTTGGCGCTGCGGCCGGCGAAGCTCCGGCCGCAGCCGAGGCCGCGCCTGCGGCAGCGGAGCCCGAGCCCGCCGGGTCGCCCGAACACGGGCGCTCCCCGGCAGGCTGGGCATCGCGTGCCGCTGCGCTGCGCGAAGCCGCGCAGGCGCTGGCTGCCGCAGCAGCGCCGCTCCAGGCCGAAGCCGCCGCGTTGCAGCAGGCGGCTGTAGGCGCGCAGCAGCGCCGCATGGAAGCGGCAGCTGCGCAAGAGGCCGGCCGTGCCGGGCTCGCCCAGGCGGAGCGCAAGCTGGCCGAGAGCGAGGCCGCAGCGGCTGCCTTGCAGGGCCGCTGGGCCATGGAACTGCCGGGCATCGCTCAGGAGGAGGCCAAGGCCCTCTATCAGGCGATGCAGGAGCGCGATGCGCGCGCCGAAGACATCAAGGAACGTCTGAACAAAAGTGTGACATTCCTTGAGGAAAAAGACCAAATCATTCAATCTCTCCAGCAGAAGCTGGTTGAATTGGACAAACAACTGATTCAGTGGCAAACGGAGTGGCAGGGCAATAGCAAACAGCTGGCCGAGAAGGAAGAACGCTTGCGCCAGTGGGTTGGGGAGCAGCGGGTAGAAGATCTGATTACTGCGGCTCAGGCTCGTCTGGATGGACTGCGGAACACAGCTTCGGACTCGGCACAACGCTTCAAAGAAGCGGACACGCTGAAGCAGGAATCAGCCAAGAAAGACGTCATGGCACAGCAGGCAGCCGCCTCGGCCACAGAACATCTGCAACAGGCACAGGAACGGTGGAAGCAATTGCTGGAACAATCTCCGTTTGACTCGGATGATGCTGTTGTATCCGCGGCAATTCCTTCCCAGGAAGCAGAGCGACTGGCAGGGGAGATCCAGCAGCACCGTGAACGTGAGCGTGAACTGGCATCCCAGTTGCGTGAACTGGAACAAAAGCTGGGTGGTGCTGTCGTATCGGAGGAACAGTGGTTAGCCTGCACCGAACGTTTGCAGCAGGTCCGAATTGAGGATGAGGCTTCCCTTCGTGCCAAAGCGCGTGCAGAACGTGATCTGGAGGATGTGGAGCAGCGACATGTTCGCTGGACCGAACTGGAGAACAAGCGGGTGGAGGTAAGCCGTCAAGGCGAACTGCTCAGCAAACTGCAATCCGCGTTTAGAGGCAATGCTTTTGTTGAGTATATTGCCGAAGAACAACTGATGCAGGTTAGTCATGCGGCATCTCAGCGTCTGCGCTTCCTGACCAAACAGCGTTATTCACTGGAGGTGGATTCCGGCGGTGGTTTTGTAATCTGTGATGATGCCAACGGGGGAGTCAAACGACCGGTATCAACGTTGTCAGGTGGCGAGACATTTTTGACTTCGTTGTCACTGGCCTTGGCACTGTCGGCCCAGATTCAGCTGCGAGGTCAGTACCCACTCCAATTCTTCTTCCTAGATGAAGGGTTTGGTACCCTTGACCCTGAGTTGTTGGATACCGTCATTACTTCTTTGGAAAAATTGCATGACGACCGATTGGCTGTTGGTGTAATCAGTCACGTGCCTGAACTACGTGCACGCTTGCCGCGCAAACTTGTGGTGATTCCGGCAGGTGAAGCCGGAAACGGCTCACGTGTGGTCTTGGAGACCCTGTAG
- a CDS encoding exonuclease SbcCD subunit D, whose product MRILHTGDWHLGKTLEGRSRLREQEDFVDELVRLADEQQADAILMAGDVYDSVNPPAAAEQLFYEAAARLTEHGRPLVVIAGNHDQPERVASVTPLVNRQGITLVGMPTSEAVTIHAQRTGEIAQIAALPYPSEARLNELLTTDGDENVLRQAYSHRVGMLMQRLAASFRPDTVNLAMSHIYVLGGLESDSERPIQIGGAYTVDPSSLATGAQYTALGHLHRAQAVKGDGVIRYSGSPLAYSFSEAGQSKSVTMVDLAPGGAAQVEEVLLTSGRPLVRWQARGGLAEVYRWLDEGHDPQAFIDMEVWLDEAMSLKEIQQLRKSHEGIIHIRPVYPEMAAAGLLEQRSELPVHELFRKFYQRQTGGAQPEDSLVQLFLELVDEDEPGVREEVEER is encoded by the coding sequence ATGCGTATTTTGCATACAGGGGACTGGCATTTGGGAAAAACGCTGGAAGGACGAAGCCGACTACGTGAACAGGAAGATTTCGTTGATGAACTCGTCAGGCTGGCTGATGAGCAGCAGGCGGATGCCATATTGATGGCCGGAGATGTGTATGATTCCGTCAATCCTCCCGCAGCGGCGGAACAACTTTTTTATGAAGCAGCAGCCCGTCTGACGGAGCATGGAAGACCCCTCGTGGTGATTGCAGGAAATCATGATCAGCCAGAGCGGGTGGCTTCTGTGACTCCACTTGTGAACAGACAGGGCATCACACTCGTAGGCATGCCTACTTCAGAAGCAGTAACCATCCATGCACAACGGACCGGAGAGATTGCACAGATTGCCGCATTACCTTATCCTTCTGAAGCCAGATTGAATGAACTGCTGACAACAGATGGAGACGAAAATGTGCTTCGTCAGGCATACAGTCACCGGGTGGGCATGTTAATGCAGCGTCTGGCAGCTTCTTTCCGCCCGGATACCGTGAACTTGGCCATGAGTCATATCTATGTGCTCGGCGGACTTGAGAGTGATTCGGAACGTCCGATTCAGATCGGTGGGGCCTACACGGTGGACCCTTCATCTTTAGCAACTGGTGCGCAATACACGGCACTCGGGCATCTTCATCGTGCACAGGCTGTCAAAGGAGACGGTGTGATTCGATACAGCGGTTCTCCTCTCGCTTACAGCTTCTCGGAAGCAGGGCAGAGCAAGTCTGTCACGATGGTTGATCTGGCACCGGGCGGAGCTGCACAGGTGGAGGAAGTTTTGTTAACGTCCGGGCGTCCGCTTGTGCGTTGGCAGGCCCGTGGTGGTCTGGCAGAAGTATATCGTTGGCTGGATGAGGGGCATGATCCACAGGCTTTTATCGACATGGAAGTGTGGCTGGACGAGGCGATGTCCCTGAAGGAGATTCAGCAGCTGCGAAAATCACATGAAGGTATCATTCATATTCGCCCGGTGTATCCCGAGATGGCTGCAGCAGGACTTTTGGAGCAACGATCCGAGCTACCTGTGCATGAACTGTTCCGTAAATTCTATCAGCGTCAGACGGGTGGTGCACAGCCGGAAGACAGCCTGGTACAGCTTTTCCTGGAACTTGTGGATGAAGACGAGCCGGGTGTGCGTGAGGAGGTCGAGGAAAGATGA